The Neofelis nebulosa isolate mNeoNeb1 chromosome X, mNeoNeb1.pri, whole genome shotgun sequence genome has a segment encoding these proteins:
- the PSMD10 gene encoding 26S proteasome non-ATPase regulatory subunit 10 isoform X2: MEGCVSNLMVCNLAYSGKLEELKERILADKSLATRTDQDSRTALHWACSAGHTEIVEFLLQLGVPVNDKDDAGWSPLHIAASAGRDEIVKALLGKGAQVNAVNHNGCTPLHYAASKNRHEIAVMLLEGGANPDAKDHYEATAMHRAAAKDT; the protein is encoded by the exons ATGGAGGGGTGTGTATCTAACCTAATGGTCTGCAACCTGGCCTACAGCGGGAAGCTGGAGGAGTTGAAGGAGAGGATCCTGGCTGATAAATCCCTGGCTACTAGAACGGACCAG GACAGCAGAACTGCATTGCATTGGGCCTGCTCAGCCGGACATACCGAAATTGTTGAATTCTTGCTGCAGCTTGGAGTGCCTGTGAATGATAAAGATGAT GCAGGTTGGTCTCCACTTCATATTGCTGCGTCTGCTGGCCGGGATGAGATCGTAAAAGCTCTTCTGGGTAAAGGTGCCCAGGTGAATGCAGTCAACCACAATGGCTGTACTCCCCTACATTATGCAGCTTCCAAAAACAGACATGAG ATTGCTGTCATGTTACTGGAAGGCGGGGCTAATCCAGATGCAAAGGACCATTACGAGGCTACAGCAATGCACCGGGCGGCAGCCAAGG ACACTTAG
- the PSMD10 gene encoding 26S proteasome non-ATPase regulatory subunit 10 isoform X1, protein MEGCVSNLMVCNLAYSGKLEELKERILADKSLATRTDQDSRTALHWACSAGHTEIVEFLLQLGVPVNDKDDAGWSPLHIAASAGRDEIVKALLGKGAQVNAVNHNGCTPLHYAASKNRHEIAVMLLEGGANPDAKDHYEATAMHRAAAKGNLKMIHILLYYKASTNIQDTEGNTPLHLACDEERVEEAKLLVSQGASIYIENKEEKTPLQVAKGGLGLILKRMVES, encoded by the exons ATGGAGGGGTGTGTATCTAACCTAATGGTCTGCAACCTGGCCTACAGCGGGAAGCTGGAGGAGTTGAAGGAGAGGATCCTGGCTGATAAATCCCTGGCTACTAGAACGGACCAG GACAGCAGAACTGCATTGCATTGGGCCTGCTCAGCCGGACATACCGAAATTGTTGAATTCTTGCTGCAGCTTGGAGTGCCTGTGAATGATAAAGATGAT GCAGGTTGGTCTCCACTTCATATTGCTGCGTCTGCTGGCCGGGATGAGATCGTAAAAGCTCTTCTGGGTAAAGGTGCCCAGGTGAATGCAGTCAACCACAATGGCTGTACTCCCCTACATTATGCAGCTTCCAAAAACAGACATGAG ATTGCTGTCATGTTACTGGAAGGCGGGGCTAATCCAGATGCAAAGGACCATTACGAGGCTACAGCAATGCACCGGGCGGCAGCCAAGGGTAACTTGAAGATGATTCATATCCTTCTGTACTACAAAGCATCCACAAATATCCAAGACACTGAGGGTAACACTCCTCT ACACTTAGCCTGTGATGAAGAGAGAGTGGAAGAAGCAAAACTGCTGGTGTCCCAAGGAGCAAGTATTTACAttgagaataaagaagaaaagacaccACTGCAAGTGGCCAAAGGTGGCCTGGGTTTAATACTCAAGAGGATGGTGGAAAGTTAA